Proteins from one Megalops cyprinoides isolate fMegCyp1 chromosome 11, fMegCyp1.pri, whole genome shotgun sequence genomic window:
- the aff3 gene encoding AF4/FMR2 family member 3 yields MLEDDLQLSSDEDDSITQSASRVTKGSSGDRQQRIHSGRARRSNSSSSGSSSASPSSGSASSSDSDSSTQRSRSPSPEAHSSPEPPTTTLPQYSCRTEETEHSSSAQWHLDKWLKRDDGRRASSSQELGSEAEPPCNLSLESCQSPGGSQWGDHSPPTTSLCQSQEVQRRGWVRESDDEGEKKEKRRKEKGKRREKLSESLALQPKQRPHSSSQSHQESQSTDFGKKKKKKRKTKESKTHIIDAKPSPSPSPPPKPVIFSTDSSSESDHEAKPPRTPSQSPSQSPSPISQRPKAKFWERESKVDGQKKELVTERKEGRGRAEEVQRYRQIKESDDEEKRKEKRRKEKGKGREKPSELLALQLKQRPYSNSQKHQVESRTANREKKKSKTKESKTSIIDAKPSPSPSPPPKPVIPSTDSSSESDDDPKPRSTVAKALADSTSSLDPRGQQKRAGRPPSARPSSDAPSGQAKETRAEEQQRQGRYKLYTLVPFGRSRVFPHLAASSSSLFARARSLRSLLVRVECGPAPNEPVVASLPRDRSSSSSSSFSPSPVKARKRGVVKSPGSPESEKKRKRKSENGDLNKESKRNHAPAKPPLSRATSFDKRPLEACSEARPNGHKEDHPGSEKRVRLPTSPVSDPAEHPKKGVTPQPPSRMREGNTSAQNRQTEVQRTHQKGLPQLACDSRGSPPNQALCQRVTPPKRDAGHEVEHYLYEARRLKRRADTMADMFGKALTYVDAALSYMECGRAIEEGPEGAKSPYSMYAETVELIKYAMRLKSSGGSRVGQQEKQLDVLSFRCLALLHWRMFRLKKDQTIRQSKALQDYFKTSPSLPLTPPPWTAWGKSTGAPSFTSPPSPPLGSSSVLISIPNRIHQMAVDHLDVMNSALNSFEYWEVADNLAKENKEFFSYLSTRLGPLSLNSSMPHIVQYTRQALQWIRSSAHLS; encoded by the exons ATGTTGGAGGATGATCTTCAGCTCAGCAGCGATGAAGACGACAGCATCACA CAGTCTGCTTCAAGGGTCACCAAGGGCAG CTCTGGGGATCGGCAGCAGCGTATTCATAGTGGGAGGGCAAGGCGGTCCAACAGCAGCTCCTCGggctccagctccgcctccccCAGCTctggctccgcctcctccagcGACTCCGACAGCAGCACCCAACGCTCACGCAGCCCCAGCCCGGAGGCTCACTCCAGCCCCGAGCCTCCTACCACCACACTGCCCCAGTACAGCTGCAGGACAGAAGAG ACAGAGCACTCCTCGTCTGCGCAGTGGCACCTGGACAAGTGGCTGAAGAGGGACGACGGGAGGCGTGCGTCCAGCAGCCAGGAGTTAGGCTCAGAGGCAGAGCCGCCCTGCAACCTAAGCTTGGAGAGCTGCCAGTCTCCTGGAGGGTCCCAGTGGGGTGACCACAGCCCA CCTACCACCTCTCTTTGCCAAAGTCAGGAAGTGCAGAGGCGTGGATGGGTCAGAGAATCTGATGACgagggagagaagaaggagaagaggaggaaggagaaggggaagCGAAGGGAGAAGCTATCTGAATCGCTGGCTTTGCAGCCCAAACAGAGGCCACACTCCAGCAGCCAGAGTCATCAGGAGAGTCAATCTACAGactttggaaaaaagaagaagaaaaagaggaagactAAGGAATCAAAGACTCATATCATAGATGCAAagccctccccttccccctcaccACCCCCTAAGCCTGTCATCTTCTCCACAGACTCCTCCTCAGAGTCGGACCACGAGGCCAAACCGCCCCGGACGCCTAGCCAGAGTCCTAGCCAAAGCCCTAGTCCTATCTCTCAAAGGCCCAAAGCCAAGTTTTGG GAGAGGGAAAGCAAGGTGGATGGCCAAAAGAAGGAGCTGGTCactgagaggaaggagggaagagggagggcagaggaagTGCAGAGGTATCGACAGATCAAGGAGTCTGATGatgaggagaagaggaaggagaagaggaggaaggagaaggggaagggaagggagaaGCCATCTGAATTGCTGGCTTTGCAGCTCAAGCAGAGGCCATACTCCAACAGCCAGAAGCATCAGGTGGAGAGTCGGACCGCCAACCGTGAAAAGAAGAAGAGCAAGACTAAGGAATCAAAGACTAGTATCATAGATGCAAagccctccccttccccctcaccACCCCCTAAACCTGTCATCCCCTCCACAGACTCCTCCTCAGAGTCGGACGATGACCCGAAACCACGCTCCACTGTTGCCAAAGCCTTGGCAGACTCCACCTCCAGCCTCGACCCCAGGGGTCAGCAGAAGCGAGCAGGGAGGCCCCCTTCGGCCCGGCCCAGCTCAGACGCCCCCAGCGGGCAAGCTAAGGAGACCCgagcagaggagcagcagaggcagGGCCGCTATAAACTCTACACCCTAGTCCCATTCGGCCGCAGCAGGGTGTTCCCTCACCTCGCTGCCTCGTCCTCTTCCCTGTTCGCCCGGGCACGCAGCCTCAGGTCTCTCCTGGTGAGAGTCGAATGTGGCCCCGCCCCCAATGAGCCCGTCGTCGCCTCCCTCCCTCGTGACCGGTCCTCATCTTCCTCGTCTTCCTTCTCCCCCTCGCCTGTGAAGGCCCGAAAGCGAGGAGTCGTGAAGAGCCCGGGCTCCCCTGAGTcggagaagaagaggaagcgCAAG TCTGAGAATGGAGATCTGAACAAGGAGAGTAAAAGGAACCACGCCCCCGCCAAGCCCCCACTGAGTCGGGCCACATCATTCGACAAGAGACCCCTGGAGGCTTGCTCTGAGGCCAGACCAAATGG ACATAAGGAGGATCATCCGGGTAGTGAAAAGCGGGTCAGGCTACCCACGTCCCCTGTGTCAGACCCAGCAGAGCATCCCAAAAAGGGCGTGacaccccagccccccagcaGGATGAGAGAAGGAAACACATctgcacagaacagacagactgAG GTACAGAGGACACACCAGAAGGGTCTTCCCCAGCTTGCATGTGACTCCCGGGGTAGCCCCCCGAACCAGGCCCTCTGCCAGAGAGTGACACCGCCCAAGCGTGATGC ggGACATGAGGTGGAGCATTACCTGTATGAGGCACGGAGGCTGAAACGCCGTGCAGACACCATG GCAGACATGTTTGGGAAGGCGCTGACCTACGTGGACGCGGCGCTGTCCTACATGGAGTGTGGGAGGGCCATAGAGGAGGGGCCAGAGGGTGCCAAATCTCCCTACAGCATGTACGCTGAGACAGTGGAGCTCATCAA GTATGCCATGAGGCTGAAAAGCAGTGGAGGCTCCAGGGTTGGTCAGCAGGAGAAACAGCTGGATGTGCTGAG tttccGCTGTCTGGCTCTTCTGCACTGGCGGATGTTCAGGCTGAAGAAGGACCAGACCATCAGGCAGTCCAAGGCTCTGCAGGACTACTTCAAG ACCAGCCCCAGTTTGCCCCTGACCCCACCTCCCTGGACCGCCTGGGGAAA GAGCACAGGGGCTCCCTCCTTCACGtcccccccgtctccccctcTCGGCTCGTCCTCTGTGCTAATCAGCATTCCCAACCGCATCCACCAGATGGCAGTAGACCACCTCGACGTCATGAACAGCGCGCTCAACAGCTTTGAGTATTGGGAGGTGGCTGACAACCTGGCCAAGGAGAACAAAG AGTTCTTTAGCTACCTCAGCACCCGGCTGGGGCCACTGTCCCTCAACAGCAGCATGCCACACATTGTGCAGTACACCAGACAGGCCCTGCAGTGGATCAGAAGCAGCGCCCACCTCTCCTAA